One stretch of Mesotoga infera DNA includes these proteins:
- a CDS encoding MarR family transcriptional regulator: MSGNEIKKEDAAILEKNLRTISTRIRREGRKVLRDFPITPAQFDVLQVLFFNGEKRMSDISRWLGITKSTTTGLVKRLIDADLVERRRSDKDRRSFIIDISDSGRTLIEKVIDRRVEYLKSVMTEIKSDQVKALEVIVKNLLEIMDSKKANE; the protein is encoded by the coding sequence ATGTCCGGAAATGAAATCAAAAAGGAAGACGCTGCAATTCTTGAGAAGAATCTTAGAACGATTTCTACGAGGATTAGAAGGGAAGGAAGAAAGGTTCTGAGGGACTTCCCGATCACTCCGGCCCAATTCGATGTCCTTCAGGTTCTCTTCTTCAATGGAGAAAAGAGAATGAGTGACATCAGTCGCTGGCTTGGAATAACCAAGAGCACGACAACAGGTCTTGTTAAAAGGCTAATCGATGCTGATTTGGTAGAACGAAGACGCTCCGACAAAGATAGGAGATCGTTCATAATCGACATATCCGATTCCGGAAGAACACTTATAGAGAAAGTTATCGATAGAAGAGTGGAGTACCTGAAATCGGTAATGACTGAAATAAAGTCCGATCAGGTGAAGGCTCTCGAAGTAATTGTCAAGAATCTTCTGGAGATAATGGACTCCAAGAAAGCAAACGAATAA
- a CDS encoding OstA family protein, whose translation MKRKNIIITGLVLVSLAATIFASTVRIKGDTVLGSLQKEVFTFIGNVFINKDGEIYVETPLATATKGTTDWESFVTEGETFVRFQTGEATASSLDYNLENSTGTLLENVEAVIYSKEDDDKDIYVYKTEILNFDQKTEYYEGFAKETGEATPDLIFIDYKGDLNVDTLYFEYFGDTGLLNLRGNVFVDDFKNSRKIWAAELIYDTNDDSFEGKDVEIELVF comes from the coding sequence ATGAAGAGAAAGAATATTATTATAACTGGACTGGTTCTTGTTTCCCTGGCAGCAACAATCTTTGCTAGCACAGTGAGGATAAAGGGAGACACAGTCCTGGGATCTCTGCAGAAAGAGGTCTTCACTTTCATTGGAAATGTCTTTATTAACAAAGACGGAGAAATCTACGTTGAGACTCCACTAGCAACTGCGACAAAGGGTACCACTGACTGGGAGAGTTTTGTCACTGAAGGCGAAACCTTTGTAAGATTCCAAACTGGTGAGGCGACCGCCTCTTCGCTTGACTACAATCTTGAGAACTCCACCGGCACATTGCTTGAAAATGTTGAAGCAGTAATTTACTCGAAAGAGGATGATGATAAGGACATATATGTCTACAAGACTGAGATTCTCAATTTCGATCAGAAGACAGAATACTATGAGGGTTTCGCAAAGGAAACCGGGGAAGCAACGCCCGACCTGATTTTCATTGACTACAAAGGCGATCTCAATGTCGATACGCTCTACTTCGAGTATTTTGGAGATACGGGACTCCTTAATTTGAGAGGAAATGTCTTTGTTGACGATTTCAAGAACAGTCGAAAAATTTGGGCCGCTGAACTGATATACGACACAAACGACG